A genome region from Purpureocillium takamizusanense chromosome 8, complete sequence includes the following:
- a CDS encoding uncharacterized protein (COG:S~TransMembrane:3 (n4-15c23/24o119-137i157-179o185-203i)~EggNog:ENOG503P40J): MNVSVASATTQAVFLSGLSSVVAQAISAYKSKSFGEVDIVAFTHVLVYTALTTPPNHKWQQFLESAFPTQTPINHGPKSSAAAQSPGKWAAAGRSEQHRDPQPDDGPTGLNVANTVAKFFLDQTFGAVVNTILFICLMEYMKTNSFASARSNLGQNFLPMLLSGYKLWPFVCLLNLTVVPFEYRVLVGSAVGLAWGVYINLMYV; this comes from the exons ATGAACGTCAGCGTCGCATCGGCAACGACACAAGCCGTCTTTCTGAGCGGCTTGTCCAGCGTCGTAGCCCAAGCCATCTCCGCTTACAAGTCCAAg AGCTTCGGAGAAGTCGACATTGTCGCGTTCACGCATGTCCTAGTCTACACGGCGCTCACGACGCCCCCGAATCACAAGTGGCAGCAATTCCTCGAGTCTGCCTTTCCAACGCAAACGCCAATCAATCATGGCCCaaagtcgtcggccgctGCTCAGTCGCCCGGAAAgtgggctgctgcgggtcGCAGCGAGCAGCATCGCGATCCACAGCCAGACGATGGACCAACAGGCCTGAATGTCGCCAACACTGTGGCCAAGTTTTTCCTCGACCAGACGTTTGGAGCGGTAGTCAACACCATCTTGTTCATCTGCCTCATGGAATACATGAAGACCAACAGCTTCGCAAGTGCGCGATCCAACCTAGGACAG AACTTTTTGCCCATGCTCCTGTCCGGTTACAAGCTCTGGCCTTTTGTATGCCTGCTAAACCTGACAGTCGTGCCGTTCGAGTACCGCGTGCTGGTTGGGAGCGCCGTAGGGCTGGCCTGGGGGGTCTATATCAACCTCATGTATGTTTGA
- a CDS encoding uncharacterized protein (EggNog:ENOG503P3CM~COG:B), translated as MSAAHTPPMAASFASPGQLRASQQVCDNCRFRKTKCDRGLPCSSCVASSIRCQYLHTLRRKGPRGGKGRRLLQIRQGLTQLDKDHIEVSTPAQLQLEHVAAAAADEPSRSSVHAPTSSSAAVTEHESSKHRLAVALAANVQVFFKHLFPIMPVLNDAEVLADALQFDELPLPRQAFLLSLCAATRIQLKLDHVEECDDLHASVNAHLGSPLTGEGLLSAAKRLRRQFDIVDNRGLDAVLTSFFLFAAHGNLEQRHHAWFYLNESMTVAFSLGLDNEATYLSLAKSERELRRRIFWLLFVTERTYALQHRRPVMLRSTITKPQVVDSDCPVVMHDFVNHIRLFELLPHSLYDWLPTSDPSQQQGSSIVLSQRVGDKLCAVQAADSVLESQRFDTLVTQQWLRVAMWRLAYGVNPSLMYGHAASPSLVVPFEAGKTIMMQLDMVNQTSKDCHGIGMEQKLFDIGISLADASMATFPTSSFEFGSLDLLSSIVKCLGRIRGGRSHLLPELLKHSEGVLACTSPAAQIDMQWALGDESSGSDPDSVADGAAMQLEDAPPPPGQDACTLSQFGAVGAFMPASCDKLGFDEVAAGELA; from the exons ATGTCCG cagctcatACTCCTCCCATGGCCGCGTCGTTCGCCTCGCCCGGCCAGCTGCGAGCGTCGCAGCAGGTCTGCGACAACTGCCGGTTCCGCAAGACGAAATGCGACCGCGGACTcccctgcagcagctgcgtcgcctcgtccatccGCTGCCAGTATCTTCACACGCTGCGCCGCAAGGGCCCCCGTGGAGGCAAGGGACGGCGTCTGCTGCAGATACGCCAGGGCCTGACGCAGCTGGACAAGGACCATATCGAGGTCAGCACCCcggcgcagctccagctcgaacatgtggccgccgccgccgccgacgagccgtcgCGATCCTCGGTGCATgcgcccacgtcgtcgtccgccgccgtcaccgagcaCGAGAGCAGCAAGCAccggctggccgtcgccctggcggCCAACGTCCAAGTCTTCTTCAAGCACCTCTTCCCCATCATGCCGGTCctcaacgacgccgaggtcctggccgacgccttgCAGttcgacgagctgccgctgccgcgacAGGCGTTTCTCCTGTCGctctgcgccgcgacgcggaTTCAGCTGAAGCTGGACCACGTCGAGGAGTGCGACGACTTGCATGCGTCCGTCAATGCCCATCTTGGCTCCCCGCTAACGGGCGAGGGTCTTCTCTCGGCGGCcaagcggctgcggcgccagtTCGACATTGTCGACAACCGAGggctcgatgccgtcctgACGTCCTTCTTTCTCTTCGCGGCGCACGGGAACCTGGAACAGCGCCATCACGCGTGGTTCTACCTCAACGAGAGCATGACGGTGGCCTTTTCGCTGGGGCTCGACAACGAGGCGACGTACTTGAGCCTGGCCAAGAGCGAGCGCGAGCTGAGGCGGCGCATCTTCTGGCTGCTGTTTGTGACGGAGAG GACCTATGCCCTCCAGCATCGCCGGCCCGTCATGCTGCgcagcaccatcaccaagcCCCAGGTCGTCGATTCCGACTGCCCCGTCGTGATGCACGACTTCGTCAACCACATCCGGCTGTTCGAGCTGCTTCCACACTCACTATACGACTGGCTCCCCACCAGTGAcccgtcgcagcagcaagggTCGAGCATCGTGCTCAGCCAGCGCGTTGGCGACAAGCTGTGCGCcgtgcaggccgccgactcggTGCTGGAAAGCCAGCGCTTCGACACGCTCGTCACGCAGCAGTGGTTGCGCGTCGCCATGTGGCGCCTCGCGTATGGCGTCAACCCGAGCCTCATGTACGGGCatgccgcgtcgccgagcttggTCGTGCCGTTTGAGGCCGGAAAGACAATCATGATGCAGCTGGACATGGTCAACCAAACGTCCAAGGACTGTcacggcatcggcatg GAACAAAAATTGTTCGACATTGGCATCAGTCTCGCCGACGCGTCCATGGCGACGTTCCCTACGTCTTCGTTCGAGTTTGGGTCATTGGATCTACTGTCTTCCATCGTCAAATGCCTCGGCCGTATCCGAGGTGGCAGATCACATCTGTTGCCCGAGCTGCTCAAGCATTCCGAGGGCGTCTTAGCCtgcacctcgcccgccgctcagATTGACATGCAGTGGGCACTGGGCGACGAGTCGTCCGGCTCAGACCCAGACTCAGTCGCGGATGGCGCAGCTatgcagctcgaggacgcgccgccaccgcctggACAGGACGCGTGCACCCTGTCACAGTTTGGTGCCGTCGGGGCCTTCATGCCCGCGTCTTGCGATAAGCTGGGCTTTGATGAGGTTGCCGCGGGAGAGCTGGCGTAA